The proteins below are encoded in one region of Sminthopsis crassicaudata isolate SCR6 chromosome 1, ASM4859323v1, whole genome shotgun sequence:
- the NANOS3 gene encoding nanos homolog 3, whose product MEVFNLWRDYLGLASLVGALREEKLEPQVAETEPGPDPGPSLRQDLLPPRDTLCTFCKHNGESRNIYLSHTLKDEEGRVVCPILRKYVCPQCRATQDNAHTKRFCPLTSKGYMSVYSYTARNSAGKRASLQWPSEEPNPAKPRTKRLPAMPEGKAPSRAPEESGTGSGTGSKASRTAFLTPQP is encoded by the exons ATGGAGGTCTTCAATCTGTGGAGGGATTATCTGGGACTAGCTAGCCTGGTGGGGGCTCTCCGCGAGGAAAAGCTGGAGCCGCAGGTGGCTGAGACGGAGCCAGGCCCGGACCCCGGACCCAGCCTGAGGCAGGACCTCCTGCCCCCCAGGGACACCCTCTGCACCTTTTGCAAGCACAACGGGGAGTCTCGAAACATCTACTTGTCCCATACGCTGAAGGACGAGGAAGGCCGGGTGGTGTGCCCCATCTTGAGAAAATACGTGTGCCCACAGTGCAGAGCCACTCAAGACAATGCCCACACCAAGCGCTTCTGCCCACTCACCAGCAAGGGCTACATGTCTGTGTACAGCTACACGGCCCGCAATTCAGCCGGCAAACGGGCCAGCCTGCAGTGGCCGTCGGAGGAGCCCAACCCGGCCAAGCCCCGGACCAAGAGGCTTCCTGCGATGCCTGAAGGAAAAGCTCCCAGCCGTGCTCCGGAGGAAAGCGGCACCGGCAGTGGCACAG GTTCAAAGGCCTCCAGAACTGCTTTTCTCACTCCACAACCGTGA